A genomic segment from Luteolibacter ambystomatis encodes:
- a CDS encoding ABC transporter ATP-binding protein yields MARTELQTGDAPCELKPVASDPTLPRIVDFKNVSKVYHPGTRNEFTSIRDISFHIEDTPDVGEFIGILGPSGCGKSTVLRLIAGLAPHFPATTGEVLVHGQPVEGPGPDRGFVFQDYANFPHRTVLENVGFGLECAHVPDKERIERANEWIAKVGLDPKKDGGKYPHQLSGGMNQRVAIARTLIMHPRIILMDEPFGALDPGTRQNMQDLLVKLWRELEATVFFVTHDVSEAVYLGDRVFIFSPSPGTIVHQLAVMPPDRPAAEMQVEPAFLSSVKEVRRLLDQAGKPAL; encoded by the coding sequence ATGGCCAGGACTGAACTCCAGACCGGTGACGCCCCGTGCGAACTCAAGCCGGTGGCATCCGATCCGACGCTGCCGCGCATCGTCGACTTCAAGAACGTGTCGAAGGTGTACCACCCCGGCACGCGGAATGAATTCACTTCGATACGCGACATCAGCTTCCACATCGAGGACACGCCGGATGTCGGTGAGTTCATCGGGATTCTCGGCCCGAGCGGTTGCGGCAAGAGCACCGTGTTGCGCCTGATCGCCGGGCTGGCTCCGCATTTCCCCGCCACCACCGGCGAGGTGCTGGTGCATGGCCAGCCGGTGGAGGGCCCCGGCCCGGACCGCGGGTTCGTGTTCCAGGACTACGCGAACTTCCCTCACCGCACGGTGTTGGAGAACGTCGGCTTCGGTCTCGAATGCGCGCATGTGCCGGACAAGGAACGCATCGAGCGGGCCAATGAGTGGATCGCCAAGGTCGGCCTCGATCCGAAGAAGGACGGCGGCAAGTATCCGCACCAGCTCAGCGGCGGCATGAACCAGCGTGTGGCCATCGCCCGCACCCTGATCATGCATCCACGGATCATCCTGATGGACGAACCCTTCGGCGCGCTCGATCCCGGCACCCGCCAGAACATGCAGGACCTGTTGGTGAAACTGTGGCGCGAGCTGGAGGCCACCGTGTTTTTCGTGACACATGATGTATCGGAAGCCGTCTATCTCGGTGACCGCGTGTTTATCTTCAGTCCGTCGCCGGGGACGATCGTCCACCAGCTGGCGGTCATGCCGCCGGATCGTCCGGCGGCGGAAATGCAGGTGGAGCCCGCCTTCCTGTCCTCGGTGAAGGAAGTGCGCCGCCTGCTCG
- a CDS encoding ABC transporter permease, translated as MSDRTKESGSLVPKKRHPLAAWLKRFGTLRDEPSLLEGSLLGVAMIGLVFFVWWILTRGESDARILDPYTLPSIKETFSTFPSLWFERGLSISAMVSLGRVLAGFLIAAAIAVPLGLLAGSYFRIGAMLKPISIFGRNIPIAALIPLTLIWFGLGEVQKVMFIFLAAVTFVLFDTTSAARAVPDRFLETAYTLGAKRNWSKGLRLSCLVGLIYALIASLGWQFLQEQGSMNVVVEAIPGAPEPNPFLEAMATGKFWIRATIGFVLGFGLWFPILSHQTLRKVIMPMAMPDVVNSLRLLFGLAFGYIMLAEVINAKRGLGALINLSQRQGPREHIYLCLIAIALLAWAIDKLILWIQRQAFPHLKHGQD; from the coding sequence ATGTCCGATCGCACCAAGGAATCCGGCTCCCTCGTGCCGAAGAAGCGCCATCCGCTGGCCGCATGGCTGAAGCGTTTCGGCACGCTGCGTGACGAGCCTTCGTTGCTCGAGGGCAGCCTGCTCGGCGTGGCGATGATCGGGCTGGTGTTCTTCGTGTGGTGGATTCTCACCCGTGGCGAGAGCGATGCCCGCATTCTCGATCCCTACACGCTGCCCAGCATCAAGGAGACATTCTCGACTTTCCCGTCTCTGTGGTTCGAGCGCGGTCTCTCCATCAGCGCGATGGTCAGTCTGGGTCGCGTGCTTGCAGGCTTCCTGATCGCGGCGGCCATCGCCGTGCCGCTCGGGTTGCTCGCGGGCAGCTATTTCCGCATCGGCGCGATGTTGAAGCCGATCAGCATCTTCGGCCGCAATATTCCCATCGCCGCGTTGATCCCGCTCACGCTCATCTGGTTCGGTCTGGGCGAGGTTCAGAAAGTGATGTTCATCTTTCTCGCCGCGGTGACTTTCGTATTGTTCGACACTACCTCGGCTGCCCGCGCGGTTCCGGACCGCTTTCTGGAAACCGCCTACACGCTGGGGGCGAAACGGAACTGGTCGAAGGGCCTGCGCCTTTCGTGTCTGGTAGGATTGATCTATGCCCTCATCGCCTCGCTCGGCTGGCAGTTCCTCCAGGAACAGGGCAGCATGAACGTGGTGGTGGAAGCGATCCCCGGCGCTCCCGAGCCGAATCCATTCCTTGAGGCCATGGCCACCGGCAAATTCTGGATCCGTGCCACCATCGGTTTCGTTCTCGGCTTCGGCCTGTGGTTTCCGATCCTCAGCCATCAAACATTGCGGAAGGTGATCATGCCAATGGCCATGCCGGACGTGGTGAACAGCCTGCGCCTGCTCTTCGGCCTGGCTTTCGGCTACATCATGCTCGCCGAGGTCATCAATGCGAAGCGGGGCCTCGGCGCGCTGATCAACCTCAGCCAGCGCCAAGGGCCCCGGGAACACATCTACCTTTGCCTGATCGCCATCGCCCTTCTCGCATGGGCCATCGACAAGCTGATCCTGTGGATCCAGCGCCAGGCATTCCCTCACTTGAAACATGGCCAGGACTGA
- a CDS encoding phosphate ABC transporter substrate-binding/OmpA family protein has protein sequence MNESPKPKPLFFVVLACVVAGLLAYGFRNVLFPKGREHAPTTISADDLKQASGVEAADSNVPTTVKEYTFKPSEKLPPVKATSAYEPLQARTVKFALNVWAGWAPIILQNEGGAPGKIWTTPSGQPFKVELVLIDNPVAMRDAYAAGKVHIGWATLDMVPLFMDELKKDPRLMPRIYQQVDFSNGGDGIVIRRKAAKDPAKPTVSDLRGKKVVLAQNSPSEYFLLNALVNGGVQPSEVQFIYTEDAFQAAAAFSADKSIAACVSWAPDIYNLSKIADNHLLVSTATANKLIADVWFARSDFARDNPDICEGLVRGVFAGMEKMKTEEGRKQAASHMSKLYSIPEADTLGMLGDAHSTNYAENREFFLNQNNPANFERTWNTAYLLYRKMNRIQQQVPFDQVMDFSILQKLENEEPFKSSRNEYQINFAPKSVQTLKVEGSEILTKVITLHFYPNSWELRKTVTVRENGKDIEKPYEPNVDPVLEEVGKLAAQYGAANIVVEGHTDASMKGQVSAQMVKELSSNRAAAVKTELVKKFPNFNPNQFVVDGIGWDRPFDAEDPMNHAKNRRVEIKVIALENPTE, from the coding sequence ATGAATGAATCGCCCAAACCGAAACCGCTGTTCTTCGTCGTGCTCGCCTGCGTTGTCGCCGGCCTGCTCGCGTATGGATTCCGGAACGTGCTCTTTCCGAAGGGCAGGGAACATGCGCCGACGACCATCAGCGCCGACGACCTGAAACAAGCGTCGGGCGTGGAAGCCGCGGACTCGAACGTCCCGACCACCGTCAAGGAATACACCTTCAAGCCCAGCGAGAAGCTGCCGCCGGTGAAGGCCACCAGCGCCTATGAACCGCTGCAGGCGCGCACTGTGAAGTTCGCCCTCAATGTGTGGGCGGGCTGGGCTCCCATCATCCTCCAGAACGAGGGCGGTGCCCCCGGCAAGATCTGGACCACTCCGTCCGGCCAGCCGTTCAAGGTCGAACTGGTGCTCATCGACAATCCCGTGGCGATGCGTGATGCGTATGCCGCCGGCAAGGTCCACATCGGCTGGGCCACGCTGGACATGGTGCCGTTGTTCATGGACGAGCTGAAGAAGGACCCGCGCCTGATGCCGCGCATCTATCAGCAGGTGGACTTCTCCAACGGGGGTGACGGCATCGTGATCCGCCGCAAGGCCGCGAAGGACCCCGCCAAGCCGACGGTTTCCGACCTGCGCGGCAAGAAGGTCGTGCTCGCCCAGAACTCGCCGTCCGAGTACTTCCTTCTCAATGCGCTGGTGAACGGCGGCGTGCAGCCGTCCGAAGTCCAGTTCATCTACACCGAGGACGCGTTCCAGGCCGCGGCTGCTTTCAGCGCGGACAAGAGCATCGCCGCCTGCGTGTCATGGGCTCCGGACATCTACAACCTGTCCAAGATCGCGGACAACCACCTCCTCGTCAGCACCGCCACCGCGAACAAGCTGATCGCGGACGTGTGGTTCGCCCGCTCCGACTTCGCCCGTGACAATCCGGACATCTGCGAAGGCCTCGTCCGCGGCGTCTTCGCCGGCATGGAGAAGATGAAGACCGAGGAAGGCCGCAAGCAGGCCGCCTCCCACATGTCGAAGCTCTACAGCATCCCGGAGGCCGACACGCTCGGCATGCTGGGCGACGCCCATTCGACCAACTACGCCGAGAACCGCGAGTTCTTCCTCAACCAGAACAACCCCGCCAACTTCGAGCGCACCTGGAACACCGCCTACCTGCTGTATCGCAAGATGAACCGCATCCAGCAGCAGGTGCCCTTCGACCAGGTCATGGATTTCTCGATCCTCCAGAAGCTGGAGAACGAGGAGCCTTTCAAATCGAGCCGCAACGAATACCAGATCAACTTCGCGCCGAAGTCGGTCCAGACGCTGAAGGTCGAAGGCAGCGAGATCCTCACCAAGGTCATCACGCTCCACTTCTATCCGAACTCCTGGGAGCTCCGGAAAACGGTGACCGTGCGTGAGAACGGCAAGGACATCGAGAAGCCCTACGAGCCGAACGTCGATCCGGTGCTGGAGGAAGTCGGCAAGCTCGCCGCCCAGTACGGTGCCGCGAACATCGTGGTGGAAGGTCACACCGATGCCAGCATGAAGGGTCAGGTCAGCGCCCAGATGGTGAAGGAGCTGTCCTCGAACCGCGCCGCCGCGGTGAAGACCGAACTGGTGAAGAAGTTCCCGAACTTCAACCCGAACCAGTTCGTGGTCGATGGCATCGGTTGGGACCGCCCCTTCGATGCCGAAGATCCGATGAACCACGCCAAGAACCGCCGCGTGGAGATCAAGGTTATCGCCTTGGAGAATCCGACCGAGTGA
- a CDS encoding NINE protein, protein MSIPTHSKAIGYLLWIFGFTGAHRFYYGRTATGILWFLTAGLLGIGWLIDLFLIPSMEREAARTYTAGRYDYTAAWLLQTFLGYFGIHRFYLGKTGTGILWLLTGGLLGIGWLYDFCTLNEQVDERNRAA, encoded by the coding sequence ATGTCCATTCCGACTCACAGCAAGGCCATCGGCTACCTGCTCTGGATCTTCGGCTTCACCGGCGCACACCGTTTCTACTACGGCCGCACCGCGACCGGCATCCTGTGGTTCCTCACCGCGGGCCTGCTCGGCATCGGCTGGCTCATCGACCTGTTCCTCATCCCCTCGATGGAACGTGAAGCCGCCCGCACCTACACGGCAGGACGTTATGATTATACGGCCGCCTGGCTCCTCCAGACCTTCCTGGGATATTTCGGCATCCACCGCTTCTATCTCGGCAAGACCGGCACCGGTATCCTCTGGCTGCTGACCGGCGGTCTTCTTGGCATCGGCTGGTTGTACGACTTCTGCACGCTCAACGAGCAGGTGGACGAGCGCAACCGAGCCGCGTGA
- a CDS encoding substrate-binding domain-containing protein, whose product MQLPRAISISESTAEVIKTGLQTRRWPSLPGERHLATELGVSRATVRNALALLTEMGHLSSPSQGHKRSVRALPVEASRDGLRVDLLIGRDFHFLDQDDRQVLTGLSEAIMKAGHRMAQDFPNLSTIKPTAGGFERFVKDRAADVRIIYGGAWESLRWFAERPEPVLALGGRSLGLNLDSIGIDTSLAVGDAVRTLTRLGHRRIAFICHRYIREAPTPGRILRAFIDALADAGVEASPYNHPAWDESVEGLQEVLEELFRITPPTAIIVGSSLALAGLMSFCNRCGLRIPEHLSLVVLESSLSVQWFRPKLAMIRIAPCAELVSAAMDWLKHPSREGREPLVKLLPSSFLPEASLAPPYVGKLPR is encoded by the coding sequence ATGCAACTCCCGCGTGCCATCTCCATCAGTGAATCCACGGCCGAAGTCATCAAAACGGGACTGCAGACACGACGATGGCCGAGCCTGCCCGGAGAACGTCATCTGGCGACCGAACTGGGAGTGAGCCGTGCGACGGTGCGCAACGCGCTGGCGCTGCTCACGGAGATGGGCCACCTCTCGTCACCCAGCCAGGGACACAAGCGGTCCGTGCGCGCGCTGCCGGTGGAAGCATCGCGCGATGGCCTGCGGGTGGATCTCCTGATCGGCCGTGATTTCCATTTTCTCGATCAGGATGACCGGCAGGTTCTGACCGGCCTCTCGGAGGCGATCATGAAAGCCGGGCATCGGATGGCGCAGGACTTTCCGAATCTGAGCACGATCAAGCCGACGGCGGGTGGGTTCGAGCGGTTCGTCAAAGACCGCGCCGCGGATGTGCGGATCATCTACGGCGGAGCCTGGGAAAGCCTGCGCTGGTTCGCGGAGCGACCGGAGCCGGTGTTGGCCCTGGGAGGCCGCTCCTTGGGCCTGAACCTGGACAGCATCGGGATCGACACCAGCCTGGCGGTGGGTGACGCGGTGCGCACCCTGACCCGGCTCGGCCATCGCCGGATCGCCTTCATCTGCCACCGCTATATCCGGGAGGCACCGACACCGGGAAGGATACTCAGGGCATTCATCGACGCGCTGGCCGATGCGGGGGTCGAGGCTTCCCCCTACAATCATCCGGCCTGGGACGAATCCGTGGAGGGCCTGCAGGAGGTTCTGGAGGAGCTGTTCCGGATCACGCCACCTACGGCAATCATCGTAGGAAGCTCGCTGGCCCTCGCGGGATTGATGTCCTTCTGCAACCGGTGCGGCCTCCGCATTCCCGAGCATCTCTCGCTGGTGGTGCTGGAGAGTTCCCTGAGCGTCCAGTGGTTCCGGCCGAAGCTGGCCATGATCCGCATCGCGCCGTGCGCGGAGCTTGTTTCCGCAGCGATGGATTGGTTGAAGCATCCATCCCGCGAAGGACGCGAACCGCTGGTGAAGCTCCTGCCATCCTCATTCCTGCCGGAGGCAAGCCTCGCACCCCCGTATGTCGGGAAGCTGCCCCGTTAG
- a CDS encoding Ig-like domain-containing protein — protein sequence MKSTLKQTLLAALLLAPQSGWADGRSYNTTGTLDWVTVEERRPYFQAGNWSPFLGNGCPVVSDEGASFDFYTGVGDSNGRFWHWSTWPISNPITPGDALKIAYLGSTTSGHDGNGGEGTSGGMTNLPSFGIQANVWYRFALRCWRPADGTPHKGYAGQWMRDNSTGNWYHCGTYQTPFAPRGVTGLGGFIEGYPPYNGAKQIDFRNAYVHQYGTPASTIQSASTINISWNGLNPNDPDWKGGYAALSSDGSYAFASSMYKVTSDPLGNSYTPNVVGTTKTLTITQPSTPAFDAIVVSSSSAKTSGSQLMVQWASPATSSPQLGYKIEVFNNSGYTGTPSVTFVENEPEARQKLLDITGVATPYVRLTITDIFDRTGTPVLITPSAATPSAAASVSGTVAGLGYQYYEAGGGVDWTTLPTFGSLTPVQQGAVDFVDTSPRRRRSQYAFNYSGYLEVPTTGIYTFSLYSFDSSKLVIDGTEVVNFDGQHQPSEKSGWIALAAGKHTVSVQYAFSSQRGQTTYWDDIKLNYEGPGISKAQIPGSAWSRVPGGSDPSIALATPANGATVSGASVPLTATVTANGATVNKVQYFSGPVLLGESTLAPYTVNAFLGASSANQLRARLYYNSGYTTDSGPQTALTTTNMDVSPWTLSAIGSQHLYPTGGRLLGDTLGLTGDSFNTLTRQVTGDCTLIARLSDITSAGTLPDGTTPDSSAKAGIILRATLNPDTGNPLGGNSNSTRYAAIFGEVNGGTYYEDSTMAGGNGAPDRTSENLGGGNKWFKLVRTGDTFVSSISQNGTTWTQVNSVTISGIGSTLYAGVFQFTSWNLLQYIPHAGFDNVSLSGTITGAPSATVSPASTTEFTGQSITLKSAVVGQPGYTYQWQKNGVNISGATSATLTLTNLQPGNSGIYRVLVTTANGSATSSTSTLTVRTPTPYDAAVLAASPLACWRLNESAGPVIADSAGNLNGTALGGLGYVSSTLGTTPYNGFEPSQKVIELNGTDADVALPPLNLTSNSATIAGWIKRNGSQTAWSGIFYSRDGGTQAGLHFGSSNDLHYTWNNTNWGWGSGLVPTDGQWTFVALVIEPTKATIYMGNNGSLTSAVNTTSHTTEAFAGTTYLGWDTNQSSRRFKGQMSEFSIYNQALSSTQLTALRDAALASSPAVTLTTPASPVAPTVNLSASVTANGTTINKVQFYNGTTLLGESAAAPYYYTWDGVAAGTYTITANVVYNGTAQMSSAPAIITVAAAPSNPLPYGWASQDVGSVGVAGSASWSAGTYTMSGSGSDVWGSSDQFRYSYQAITGDCDIRARVTSETNTHEWARAGVMIRETLDANSKHADVFVTPGHGFNLQYRTSTGGGSSSTSGPALNAYPNNWVRLVRAGNLFTAYSSADGTTWTTIGSTTITMGSPVYAGLLVCSVSNSTLCTATFDRVSVVAVPSPWQSQDIGSTGIAGSAINNGGIYTLSASGADIWGTADAFRYTYQAATGDCDIIARVNGVANTDGWAKAGVMIRETLAANSTHASVYISPSNGVAFQNRTTTGGSSNNVQNTGITAPVWLRVNRTGSAFTAYRSTDGSTWTTVGSTTITMGTSVYIGLAETSHNNSLLGRAQIDNVTATP from the coding sequence ATGAAATCCACACTGAAGCAAACGCTGCTCGCGGCGCTTCTGCTGGCTCCCCAATCGGGATGGGCTGACGGAAGAAGCTACAACACCACCGGCACTCTCGACTGGGTGACGGTGGAAGAACGCCGGCCTTATTTCCAGGCCGGAAACTGGAGTCCATTCCTTGGCAACGGCTGTCCCGTCGTGAGCGATGAAGGCGCGTCCTTCGATTTCTACACGGGCGTCGGGGACTCGAACGGCCGTTTCTGGCATTGGTCCACCTGGCCGATCAGCAATCCGATCACTCCGGGTGACGCATTGAAGATCGCCTATCTCGGATCGACCACCAGCGGCCACGATGGCAACGGCGGTGAAGGCACTTCCGGGGGCATGACCAACCTGCCGAGCTTCGGCATCCAGGCGAATGTCTGGTACCGCTTCGCGCTGCGTTGCTGGCGTCCGGCCGATGGTACGCCGCACAAGGGCTACGCGGGCCAGTGGATGCGGGACAATTCCACCGGCAACTGGTATCACTGCGGCACCTATCAGACGCCGTTCGCTCCCCGGGGCGTCACCGGCCTCGGCGGATTCATCGAAGGCTATCCGCCCTACAACGGCGCGAAGCAGATCGATTTCCGCAACGCCTATGTCCACCAGTATGGAACTCCGGCCAGCACGATCCAGTCCGCCAGCACCATCAACATCAGTTGGAACGGACTCAATCCGAATGATCCCGATTGGAAAGGCGGCTATGCCGCGCTGAGCAGTGATGGCTCCTACGCCTTTGCCAGCAGCATGTACAAAGTCACCTCGGATCCGCTGGGGAATTCCTACACGCCGAACGTGGTCGGCACCACCAAGACGCTGACCATCACCCAGCCCTCCACGCCCGCGTTTGATGCGATCGTGGTCTCGAGCTCCAGCGCGAAGACCAGCGGCAGCCAGTTGATGGTGCAGTGGGCATCCCCCGCGACCAGTTCGCCGCAGCTCGGCTACAAGATCGAGGTGTTCAACAACTCCGGCTACACCGGCACGCCCTCGGTGACGTTCGTCGAGAACGAGCCCGAGGCGCGGCAGAAGCTGTTGGACATCACCGGAGTGGCCACCCCGTACGTGCGCCTCACCATCACTGACATCTTCGACCGCACCGGCACGCCGGTGCTCATCACGCCATCCGCCGCCACGCCCAGCGCGGCTGCCAGCGTGAGCGGCACGGTGGCGGGCCTGGGCTACCAGTACTATGAAGCCGGCGGCGGCGTGGATTGGACCACGCTGCCGACATTCGGTTCCCTGACTCCAGTCCAGCAGGGCGCGGTCGATTTCGTGGACACCAGCCCGCGCCGCCGTCGCAGCCAGTATGCCTTCAACTACAGCGGCTATCTGGAGGTGCCCACCACCGGGATTTACACCTTCTCGCTGTACTCCTTCGACAGCAGCAAGCTGGTGATCGACGGCACCGAGGTGGTGAACTTCGACGGCCAGCACCAGCCGTCCGAGAAGAGCGGCTGGATCGCCCTCGCGGCGGGAAAGCATACCGTGAGCGTCCAGTACGCCTTCTCCAGCCAGCGCGGGCAGACCACCTACTGGGATGACATCAAGCTGAACTACGAGGGTCCTGGTATTTCCAAGGCCCAGATCCCCGGCAGCGCGTGGTCACGCGTTCCCGGCGGCAGCGATCCATCCATCGCCCTCGCCACCCCGGCCAACGGAGCGACGGTCTCCGGTGCCAGCGTGCCGCTGACCGCCACGGTCACGGCCAATGGAGCGACGGTCAACAAGGTCCAGTATTTCTCCGGGCCGGTGCTCCTGGGCGAATCGACCCTCGCGCCCTACACCGTGAATGCCTTCCTGGGCGCCTCCAGCGCGAACCAACTGCGGGCCCGCCTGTATTACAACAGCGGCTACACCACCGACTCCGGCCCCCAGACCGCGCTGACCACCACCAACATGGATGTCAGCCCATGGACGCTCAGCGCGATCGGCTCCCAGCACCTCTATCCGACCGGCGGCAGGCTCCTGGGAGACACCCTCGGCCTGACCGGCGATTCGTTCAATACATTGACACGCCAGGTCACGGGAGACTGCACGCTGATCGCCCGTCTTTCGGACATCACCAGCGCGGGCACCCTGCCGGACGGAACCACTCCGGACAGCAGCGCGAAAGCGGGCATCATCCTCCGTGCGACCCTGAATCCGGACACCGGCAATCCGCTGGGAGGAAACTCGAACAGCACCCGCTACGCCGCGATCTTCGGCGAGGTCAACGGTGGAACCTACTACGAAGACAGTACGATGGCGGGCGGCAACGGTGCGCCGGACCGGACATCGGAGAACCTCGGCGGAGGGAACAAATGGTTCAAGCTGGTCCGCACCGGCGACACCTTCGTCAGCTCGATCTCGCAGAATGGCACCACCTGGACCCAGGTGAACAGCGTGACCATCAGCGGCATCGGTTCCACCCTCTATGCCGGGGTGTTCCAGTTCACCTCATGGAACCTGCTCCAGTACATTCCGCATGCCGGCTTCGACAACGTGAGCCTGTCCGGTACGATCACCGGCGCGCCGAGCGCAACCGTCTCACCGGCCAGCACCACCGAGTTCACCGGCCAGAGCATCACGCTGAAGTCAGCCGTGGTCGGCCAACCCGGCTACACTTACCAGTGGCAGAAGAATGGCGTGAATATCTCCGGTGCTACCTCCGCGACCCTCACACTGACCAACCTCCAGCCGGGCAACAGCGGCATCTACCGCGTACTGGTCACCACCGCCAATGGCAGTGCCACCAGCAGTACTTCCACCCTCACCGTGCGTACTCCCACGCCGTATGACGCGGCCGTCCTTGCGGCCTCGCCGCTGGCCTGCTGGCGTCTGAATGAAAGCGCCGGACCGGTGATCGCGGATTCCGCGGGCAACCTCAATGGCACCGCGCTCGGCGGCTTGGGCTACGTTTCCAGCACGCTCGGCACCACACCCTACAACGGCTTCGAGCCTTCTCAAAAGGTGATCGAACTGAACGGCACCGATGCCGATGTGGCACTGCCGCCGCTGAACCTGACCTCCAACTCGGCGACCATCGCCGGCTGGATCAAGCGCAACGGCTCGCAAACCGCGTGGTCCGGGATCTTCTATTCCCGTGACGGCGGCACCCAGGCAGGCCTGCACTTCGGTTCGTCCAACGACCTGCACTACACTTGGAACAACACCAACTGGGGCTGGGGCTCCGGCCTGGTGCCGACCGATGGGCAATGGACCTTCGTGGCGCTCGTGATCGAGCCGACCAAGGCCACGATCTACATGGGGAATAATGGCAGCCTGACCTCGGCGGTGAACACCACCAGCCACACGACGGAGGCCTTCGCCGGCACGACCTACCTGGGCTGGGACACCAACCAGTCCTCGCGCCGCTTCAAGGGCCAGATGAGCGAGTTCTCCATCTACAACCAGGCACTGAGCTCCACCCAGTTGACCGCACTCCGGGATGCGGCACTGGCTTCCTCGCCCGCAGTCACGCTGACCACGCCTGCTTCACCGGTCGCGCCGACCGTGAACCTGTCCGCGAGCGTCACCGCGAATGGCACGACCATCAACAAGGTGCAGTTCTACAACGGCACCACCCTGCTGGGTGAATCCGCCGCCGCTCCGTACTACTATACGTGGGATGGCGTCGCTGCCGGAACCTACACCATCACCGCGAATGTCGTTTACAATGGCACGGCCCAGATGTCGTCCGCTCCGGCGATCATCACCGTGGCCGCGGCTCCGTCCAACCCACTGCCCTACGGCTGGGCCTCGCAGGACGTGGGCTCGGTCGGTGTGGCGGGCAGCGCGAGCTGGTCTGCGGGCACCTACACGATGTCCGGTTCCGGCTCCGATGTCTGGGGAAGCTCGGATCAATTCCGCTACAGCTACCAGGCCATTACCGGTGACTGTGACATCCGCGCACGCGTCACTTCGGAAACCAACACCCACGAATGGGCGCGGGCGGGCGTGATGATCCGCGAGACACTGGATGCGAATTCGAAGCACGCCGACGTGTTCGTCACTCCCGGCCATGGCTTCAATCTCCAGTACCGCACCAGCACCGGTGGTGGCAGCAGTTCGACCAGCGGCCCGGCGCTCAATGCCTATCCGAACAACTGGGTGCGTCTGGTGCGCGCGGGCAATCTGTTCACGGCCTACAGCTCGGCGGATGGAACCACCTGGACCACCATCGGCTCGACCACAATCACCATGGGCTCACCGGTGTATGCCGGCCTGCTGGTGTGCAGCGTCTCAAACAGCACGTTGTGCACCGCCACCTTCGACAGGGTTTCGGTCGTCGCGGTGCCGAGTCCGTGGCAGTCCCAGGACATCGGTTCGACCGGCATCGCCGGAAGCGCGATCAACAACGGCGGCATTTACACGCTCAGTGCCTCCGGTGCGGACATCTGGGGCACGGCGGATGCCTTCCGCTACACCTATCAGGCCGCGACGGGTGATTGCGACATCATCGCGCGCGTCAACGGAGTGGCGAATACCGATGGCTGGGCGAAAGCGGGCGTGATGATCCGTGAAACGCTGGCGGCGAACTCGACCCACGCCTCCGTCTACATCAGCCCGTCCAATGGTGTGGCGTTCCAGAACCGCACCACCACCGGCGGCAGCTCGAACAACGTGCAGAACACCGGCATCACCGCGCCGGTCTGGCTGCGGGTGAACCGCACCGGCAGCGCGTTCACCGCCTATCGTTCCACCGATGGCTCCACGTGGACGACCGTCGGCTCCACGACCATCACCATGGGCACGAGCGTTTACATCGGCCTCGCCGAAACGAGCCACAACAACAGCCTGCTCGGTCGCGCGCAGATCGACAACGTCACCGCGACTCCCTGA
- a CDS encoding low affinity iron permease family protein encodes MVTRKNSWFTRFAKKTSGYAGKPATFAGAVLLLVVWACFGPACKYNDTWQLVINTSTTIVTFLMVFLIQNTQNRDSEALQIKLDEIIRVVEGANNGLLDLEELEDKELDEIREKFLKLAAEARNEMDGRKEKKGKTEGS; translated from the coding sequence ATGGTCACCCGCAAAAACTCCTGGTTCACCCGTTTTGCCAAGAAAACGTCCGGCTACGCGGGCAAGCCGGCCACCTTCGCCGGAGCGGTACTCCTGCTCGTCGTCTGGGCCTGCTTCGGACCGGCTTGCAAATACAACGATACCTGGCAGCTCGTGATCAACACCAGCACCACCATCGTCACCTTCCTGATGGTGTTCCTGATCCAGAACACCCAGAACCGCGACTCGGAAGCCCTCCAGATCAAGCTCGACGAGATCATCCGCGTGGTGGAAGGCGCGAACAACGGACTGCTCGATCTTGAAGAACTGGAGGACAAGGAGCTCGATGAGATCCGGGAGAAGTTCCTCAAGCTCGCCGCCGAGGCGCGGAATGAAATGGACGGGCGGAAGGAAAAGAAGGGAAAGACGGAGGGGAGTTGA